The sequence below is a genomic window from Marispirochaeta aestuarii.
TCCGCAGGTGTCGACCTCCCTGATGTTTCCCGAAAGGATTGCAGAGATCTGCCTGAGAACGATATCTCCCAGGTGATGTCCGAAGGTATCGTTTATATGCTTGAAATGATCGATGTCCAGAATTATCACGGAGAAATCGGACGCATAGCGTTCCGCCCTGGCATGCACCTCCTTAAGAACGCTGTTTATATTTCTCCGGTTGTACAGATCCGTCAGTTCGTCCCGGATGGAGCGTTCCCGGAGTTCCTCGTTCTTTTTCTCGATCTCTTTTCTGTTCAGGAAGATACTTACAAAGTTGCGATAGTTCATGGCCGAGACTATCCAGGCGATGATTCCGTTGGAGCTGATATCCGCAATATAGCGGGTCGTCAGAGTTCCTGGATGATAGAGGGGAGTCAGCAGGATTATTGAGAGGCTTAGAAGGGCATACAGGAACAGCCCGTAGCCATAGGAGAGATAAAATAGAACGGCCACACCGTAGAGCACGGCAATATAGATAGTAGGAATGCGGAGCATGTCGAATTCGAAAAAGAGCAGCCGGATAAGGGCAACTCCCATTCCAAGGATTCCAAGACTGAGCTCATGGATCTTGTGGTGTATACCAATATTTTCAGGCTTATGCAGGATAAAAAAGCCGCAGACCAGGGACATCAGAAGCATGGCAAAGGCGGAGATATAATAGACGGCGTGAAGACTGGAACCTCTCCCGCTGACAAAGATTCCGTAAAAAAGCTGTTCAAAGACGAGAAACACGGAGATGATAAAAATCCGCTGATTGTTCCGCTGAAATCTGTACCCGTCAAAGTCGCTTTTAAGGTTTTCTGTAACCTGGGGGAACATCTGTGGCAAATATTTTGTAATAATCATTATCGTATTCTTTTTCAGCCATAGTACCTGTCGCGTATGAAAATATCAAGGGGAAGCCGGAATTACCTGCCCGCTGCAGGCATTTTCCTGCAGGCTGCATTATAATATAAAATGTAATGGAATGCAGAATACGTAAGGGGAGTACAATGAAAATACTGATTTCCGTAATCCTTTGTATCGGTATTTTGACCAGCATTTTTTCCCAGCAGAATGACTATAACGAATATTTTGCCAAAAAGGCCCAATTGCACATACTCGTAAACGACATTGACCTGGCAAACAAACGAATCAACGGTATCATCTCCGAACTGAGTCTCAAGGTCGATGCCATCAACATCGATAATCAGCGCCTTGTAAGTGAATATACTCTGGTTACCGACAAAGAGAAGCTGGATTCCCTTATTCAGCGCTTCGAAAACCTGGGCAGTATCGATCTTAAGAATATCGAAACCAGGAATAATATCAACGATCTGGAAGCCAATGCCTTCGAAGTGGAATATCTTGAGAGCAGAAAACTCAAGTACCAGCAGGCACTGGAACAGGTTGACCCTGAGGCTGATTCTGAAACCTATCGTTCCCTGTGGAATGAGATACGGGAAACAGAAGAGCAACTCTACCAGAAACGGAAAACCGAGATGGAGCTGCGGGATGATGTTCAAAACTCAACCCTGGTCTTCAAGGTGTCTGAGAAGACTGTTCAGTATCTGAACGATCAGGGAGACTTCCCCGATTTTATCAATATGCCGGGATTGGAAACCTTCCTCTATGTTATCGAAAATCCTGAAAAGGAGATCAGCGCAGACATCTATGCCGGTGGAGCATTGCGGTACATGTTTACCATGGGTAAATCGTTTTTTACCGTGGGAATCCTGAAACCCCTGCGCGGCCGGGACAGGGATATACAGGGGCAGGCCAATGATATTGTAACCTACAGTATCGGCAAGGATTTTTATCCCCGATATCTCGGTCAGGGAAAGAGGACCTATTTCAATCCATACAGCGGTTTTCAGCTGGGTGGAATGGTTCTAACCTCTGAAGAGGAAATCACCCATTTTTTTACCGCCGAACCCCATCTGGGACTTGAGATATTCAAGAACAAATACATCATCGTGGACTTTCGTCTGGGATATCTGTTTCCCCTGGATGAAGAGAAGGTCAAGGTTATGCGCGGCCTTACGAACAATTTCAGTGTCAACATTGTGTTCTAAAATCTGTGGAACAGTATATGCCGAGTCATAAACGTTGAATTAACGGAACAGCAAAAGACTTGATATTAAATTATTCACCCAGTATGGTAGGCCCTTATGGATAAAACCCAACGAATTGAACTCCTGCGCAGCGGCGAGATAGGCACAGCTCTTCGAACTCTGGCAATACCGGCGGCCACCGCGATGATGGTGAACGCAATTTACAATGTAGTGGATACCGCTTTTATCGGTATGCTGAACGATACCGCCGCCATAGGGGCGGCTGCCATTCTGTTCCCGATTTTCATGCTTATCGGCGCCATCGGCCTGACCTTCGGCATGGGCTCCGCCTCCCTTATTTCCCGGCAGCTGGGTGAACAGAATGTCGAGGGAGCCATAAGCACTGCCTCCACGGCTTTCTATTCTACCCTCATAATAGGCGTGACCTTCGCTATATTCGGCAATATTTACATAGAGGAGATCCTGATCCTTTTCGGAGCCACCGACACGATTCTTGACCGTGCTGTTCTGTACGGACGGATAATAATCGGCGGTTCCTTTTTCCAGATCCTCAATATGTGCATGAACAATCTGCTGAGGGCGGAAGGGGCTGCCAGGTACAGCAGTATAGCCCTGATAACCGGCGGGGTGCTGAATATCATCTTTGATCCTGTCTTTATGTTTGTTCTCGATTTCGGACTGGCCGGCGCTGCCCTGGCTACCATCAGTGCGCAGATGGTAAGTACTCTCTATCTGCTCTATTATTTTCTGAGCGACAGAGGGGTCCTGAAGATACGGCTCAGGGATTTCTCTCCCCGCCTTGGTCTGTACCGGGACATAATGACCATTGGACTTCCCACCTTTTTTCGACAGGTACTGACCAGTATTGCCATGGGTATGTTCAATAATGCAGCCGCGGCCTACGGAGACCCGGCGGTGGCGGCAATTGGAATTGTCATGCGGGTAGTCTCACTGCTCATGATGGCCATATTCGGCATCGGGCAGGGACTGCAGCCCCTGGCGGGGTATAACTTTGGCGCCCGGCAGTTCTCCCGGGTCATAGATGCCACCAAA
It includes:
- a CDS encoding GGDEF domain-containing protein, which encodes MIITKYLPQMFPQVTENLKSDFDGYRFQRNNQRIFIISVFLVFEQLFYGIFVSGRGSSLHAVYYISAFAMLLMSLVCGFFILHKPENIGIHHKIHELSLGILGMGVALIRLLFFEFDMLRIPTIYIAVLYGVAVLFYLSYGYGLFLYALLSLSIILLTPLYHPGTLTTRYIADISSNGIIAWIVSAMNYRNFVSIFLNRKEIEKKNEELRERSIRDELTDLYNRRNINSVLKEVHARAERYASDFSVIILDIDHFKHINDTFGHHLGDIVLRQISAILSGNIREVDTCGRWGGEEFLIICPEADIPHAEGIAERLRLLIGEYTFQHNKKVTASFGIASFREFPDLDSLLKIADMRLYQAKMSGRNRVDAVTLFSLV
- a CDS encoding MATE family efflux transporter: MDKTQRIELLRSGEIGTALRTLAIPAATAMMVNAIYNVVDTAFIGMLNDTAAIGAAAILFPIFMLIGAIGLTFGMGSASLISRQLGEQNVEGAISTASTAFYSTLIIGVTFAIFGNIYIEEILILFGATDTILDRAVLYGRIIIGGSFFQILNMCMNNLLRAEGAARYSSIALITGGVLNIIFDPVFMFVLDFGLAGAALATISAQMVSTLYLLYYFLSDRGVLKIRLRDFSPRLGLYRDIMTIGLPTFFRQVLTSIAMGMFNNAAAAYGDPAVAAIGIVMRVVSLLMMAIFGIGQGLQPLAGYNFGARQFSRVIDATKKALTWSTVFAGCMAAAFFVFARWIVLAFSQDPEVVTLGVQAFRFLSTTMIFVGSQVVFSTLFQALGKGRQAGILAVARQGIFFIPLVLILPGLWGLNGVFLAQPAADILAFIVTAVLAAVEMAELKKMRETREVKE